From Pedobacter aquae:
TGCGTAACCGTACTCGGCACCTAGTTTAGAAGTGATAGTCATTTTACTTGGGCCAAAAACTAAAGCTGCGGTAATGATACCAGGCCCTAAGCCTTTTAATATTTTTATCAGCTTATTTCGCTGATTTTTCTCTTCCATACTAGCGATTTTGTTTAATTTCTTTTTCGGTTACTTTAGCTGCTTGATTTCCCCAACTTTGTCTAATATAATTCATAACAGCCGCTAATTCATCATCTTTTAAAAAAGCGAAGCCTGGCATTTTTTGTGGATTTTCTGCTCTGTTTATACCTTTTAAAAGAGCTTTAACTAGGTTAGATGAAGAACCATTAACCAAATTAGAGCCCGCTAAAGCCGGAAAAATCCCCTTCACTCCTTTTCCGTCTGCTTGATGGCAAGAAACACAATAATTTTGATAAAGCTGTGCTGCATCAATCGCTTTATCTTTGGTATCTGCTAGCGCTGATACTTTTGAACCTAACAATGGCTTTTTCAAAGCTTTATCCGTTAAACTAATTTTCAAGATTTTATCATCGCCAGCTAAAGGAAAACCAACCTGTGGTTTCCAATCTTTATTACTTGTAGAGATATAAACAGCGCCATCGGCATCTACACAAACATCGCGTAAGCGACCATAATGGTTGTCGAAAAATATCTCTTCGGAAGTGATGGCTTTGCCTTCCTCATCAAGTTTTAAAACCCTTAAACTTTTTGCCTTTAAGGTGCTAAGTAACAAACTGTTTTTCCACTCGGCTATGGCCGAAGAACCATAATAAGTAATACCTGAGGGGGCAATTACAGGTGTCCATGATTTAACTGGCTCTTTGGTATGATTTGCTTTAGCAAAAGCGATTTCTTGTGGTAAATTATGTAAGCCCTCAATAGCTGGCCAACCATAATTGCGGTCCTTTTCAATTAAATTAACTTCATCTTCAATAGCATCGCCATGTTCTGAAGTAAAAATATAACCTTTATCTGTAACGGTTAAGCCTTGCATATTTCTAAAACCTCTGGCCCATACATAGCTTTTAGGGTTTGGATTATCTGATGGGATGCCACCATCAGCGTTTAAGCGTAAAATTTTTCCGTTTAGAAAGTTTACATCTTGAGATTCATCGCCGTTATAAGCATCTCCGGTAGCCCATAGCAATTTACCATTATTAGAAAAAGCCAACCTACCACCATTATGTGCCGTAAAACCTTTAATTTTCAATAATTCTTTCGGAGATATTAAAGTATCTCCTTTAAGGGTATACCTCACCAAATGATTATAAATTAAAGAATCTGTTTTGGTAGTATAATGCACATATACATATGGGTTTTGTTTAAAATCAGGATGAACCGTTAAGCTTAATAAGCCTGCTGTTCTTTTATGCCAAACTTCTGGTATTACTAATATTTTTCTTTGCTGATTTGTCTCTAAATTGATAACCGATACCGCCCCATATTGCTCTGTAAAGAAAAGATTTCTATCATTAGAAACAACCATATCCCATGGCACTTGAAGACTATCACTTAAAACTTCTACTTTAAGTAAGCTTTTATCAAGCTGCACATAATCAATAGTTTGTAAATCGTTCTTTTTATCTGAACAAGCAATCAGTAAAATAGCTAAAACTGAAATAAAGCTTAATCTTACAATTGTAATTGGTGTAGGTATAATTGGCATAACCTATCTTTGGATTTAGTATTTAATAGTTTAAAGTTATTAAATATTTTAAAAAGTAAAATATATTTTTAATATATTTTTTATCAAAGCTAATATAACACCTTATCTATTTATCTTTTTTATGCGTATAGGCTTTGCAAAATCTGTTGTAATTATAGTTGGTAATTGATAAACATTACCCTTGATATCAGCAAAATACAATCTAGAAACAGACTTTTGCCTTCCATGCCCATCGGCCCAAAAGGCATAAAAATCTGGATGAACATTTACCGGTCTTCTGGCATAAGAATGATTGTACATACTACCAGCGGTTAAAGCTTTACTTTTCCAGGTTTTACCTTGATTTTTGCTTGTCCAAAGCACCATTTCACCGCCAGTATTGTAAGGTTGCGGACCTGTTGTTGTTGGGCCAATTACTCGCCACACACCTTTTTCATCTATATATAAAGAACCCATATCATAATTATTCCCTGATGTAGTTATAGGATAGATTTCCCAATCAGTACCAGTAAATCTGGCTGTATGCCAAATACGCGGACCTTGTTCTGGCCCTGCTTCATAACCCTTACTGGTGAGGTACAAAATTACTGGATTTCCGCTTTGGTCATAAGCTAAATCGTTGATATAAACATTTAAACCATCGCTATAATAATCTTTTACAAGTGCTTGGTTTTGAATATCTTTAAGAGGGACATTTAAAGTTTCTCCTTTAGCATTCTGCCAGCTTTTACCAAAATCAGAAGTTTGTATATAGTAAAGATTACTTCTATAATTGAGTCCGTTTTCGCCCACTTTAATAGGATGAAAATTAAAACTTGTACCAACTGTATTCTTAAAACTTCCGCTAGTTTGGTAATGACCTTCTTCTATAGTACCTATATCTTTCCAATCAGAATAGTTAACGCCGTTTTGGCTTGTCATGAAACTGATGGTTCTTCTTGGTTTAGAGGGTTGCCCCGGAATAACCTTTCTATCGTAATGGGTAAATAAATTGATAAAGCCATTATCTGGCTGATACCAAGTTTGTAGATAAGAGAAGTTGTTCATGGCTACTACTTCGCCATTAACTAGCTTAGTAGCTTTAATTTCTTCAAACTCATTAATATCGTAAGGCTTTTTACTTTTATGGATATAAGAAGGACTATTGGTACCATGCGCTGTAGAAAAAAGCCAGATATAGCCTTCTTTATCAATATTCATCACCGGGTTATCATGCGCATTATCAGTTTTCTTATCTAAAACCACTGTTGGTTTTGGAACCATACCTGTTTGATGGTCAAAATAAGAAACCGTATGAAGTAAGGTTTTCCCTGAAGCATCGCTCCCGCCATAACAAAAGAAAGTTTTATTAACCTCTTTTACATAAATAGAAAATGGATAATGATTGGCAGGATAAGTTCCTAAGCCGCCGCTGTATTTATATACATATTCATCATTAGAAGGTTGGTTGCTATACCAAATGCCTCTATAACCATTGTCTTTTTGGTTTAATGTTAAAGGATTTTCTTGAGCTATAGCTAAAGTGTTAAAACTTATAAATAATAAAAGACATAAATTCTTCATGGAAAAGCAGTCTGAAGGAAAAGAAAAAGGGCTAAAAGCATAAAGAAATAATTAACACCAGAAATACTATCCAATTATAGCCAGTGAAATCTCTATGTTTTAGCCCTTATATAAATTAATTATAGCCCGGGTTTTGGGTTATTTTAGCTTTGTTAATATCTATTTGCGTTTGCGGTATAGGGAATAAAGCTTCATGCACTTCCATTCCTTTAGAACTTAATAAAGTTAAAGCTCTATCTGTTCTTACCAAATCAAACCAACGGTGACCTTCAAAAGCTAGCTCCACAAATCTTTCTTGTTCTATAGCTAATCTGAAAGCTGCTTGGTCTGCCACTCTTAAAGCTAAATTAGCATTATTGCTGGTTTTAATAGGTAAACCAGCTCTAGTTCTAATCTGATTTAAGTAAGTAAATGCAGGTCCGTCAGCAACATAACCTAGCTCATTTAAAGCTTCTGCGTACATCAAAAGAACATCAGCATACCTCAAAACAATCCAGTTATTATCACCATCTATATTAGCCGCTGGTGTACCAGAATATTTCACGATGTAATTATGAGTAACCGTGTTTCCGGATAAAACATAGCTGGTACGCATAGAAACTGCTTTTCTTGCATCATTAGCTTCATAAGCATTGTTCATTTCTGCTGTAGGGATATTTTGTCCTAGAGGGTTACCCACCGTTACAACTGCCGTACCAGAACCAATAGGTGCAAATTGGTTGGTAAAAGGACTGCCTTCTCCGTTAGAAGCTCTTTTAAACTGAACTTCAAAAATAGACTCGCGGCTATTCTCATTTGCAATACCAAATACGCTTGCATAAGACGGTAGTATCTGATATTTAGTTTGTGCTTGTGCATCAATAACTTGTTTAAGCTTTTGAGCGGCTAAATCCCATCTTTTTGTGTTAAGTAAACTTTGCCTAATAAAGACATAGCAGCACCTTTTGTTGCTCTGCCAATATCTCCACCTGTATATTCAAAAGGTAAAGCTGCTTCAGCATCTGTTAAATCTGTTATGATTTGATTGTAAACGTTTTCTACAGACTCTCTACCATAATCATAACCTTCTTGCGGGTTAACAATAACTTTGGTTACCAATGGAACAGCACCATATACCCTTACCAAATTAAAATACATCAAAGCTCTTAAAAATTTAGCTTCAGCAGTGTATCTGGCTTTTAAAGTTTCATCC
This genomic window contains:
- a CDS encoding BNR-4 repeat-containing protein produces the protein MKNLCLLLFISFNTLAIAQENPLTLNQKDNGYRGIWYSNQPSNDEYVYKYSGGLGTYPANHYPFSIYVKEVNKTFFCYGGSDASGKTLLHTVSYFDHQTGMVPKPTVVLDKKTDNAHDNPVMNIDKEGYIWLFSTAHGTNSPSYIHKSKKPYDINEFEEIKATKLVNGEVVAMNNFSYLQTWYQPDNGFINLFTHYDRKVIPGQPSKPRRTISFMTSQNGVNYSDWKDIGTIEEGHYQTSGSFKNTVGTSFNFHPIKVGENGLNYRSNLYYIQTSDFGKSWQNAKGETLNVPLKDIQNQALVKDYYSDGLNVYINDLAYDQSGNPVILYLTSKGYEAGPEQGPRIWHTARFTGTDWEIYPITTSGNNYDMGSLYIDEKGVWRVIGPTTTGPQPYNTGGEMVLWTSKNQGKTWKSKALTAGSMYNHSYARRPVNVHPDFYAFWADGHGRQKSVSRLYFADIKGNVYQLPTIITTDFAKPIRIKKINR
- a CDS encoding PQQ-dependent sugar dehydrogenase, whose amino-acid sequence is MPIIPTPITIVRLSFISVLAILLIACSDKKNDLQTIDYVQLDKSLLKVEVLSDSLQVPWDMVVSNDRNLFFTEQYGAVSVINLETNQQRKILVIPEVWHKRTAGLLSLTVHPDFKQNPYVYVHYTTKTDSLIYNHLVRYTLKGDTLISPKELLKIKGFTAHNGGRLAFSNNGKLLWATGDAYNGDESQDVNFLNGKILRLNADGGIPSDNPNPKSYVWARGFRNMQGLTVTDKGYIFTSEHGDAIEDEVNLIEKDRNYGWPAIEGLHNLPQEIAFAKANHTKEPVKSWTPVIAPSGITYYGSSAIAEWKNSLLLSTLKAKSLRVLKLDEEGKAITSEEIFFDNHYGRLRDVCVDADGAVYISTSNKDWKPQVGFPLAGDDKILKISLTDKALKKPLLGSKVSALADTKDKAIDAAQLYQNYCVSCHQADGKGVKGIFPALAGSNLVNGSSSNLVKALLKGINRAENPQKMPGFAFLKDDELAAVMNYIRQSWGNQAAKVTEKEIKQNR
- a CDS encoding RagB/SusD family nutrient uptake outer membrane protein; its protein translation is MGNPLGQNIPTAEMNNAYEANDARKAVSMRTSYVLSGNTVTHNYIVKYSGTPAANIDGDNNWIVLRYADVLLMYAEALNELGYVADGPAFTYLNQIRTRAGLPIKTSNNANLALRVADQAAFRLAIEQERFVELAFEGHRWFDLVRTDRALTLLSSKGMEVHEALFPIPQTQIDINKAKITQNPGYN